One genomic segment of Brassica napus cultivar Da-Ae chromosome A3, Da-Ae, whole genome shotgun sequence includes these proteins:
- the LOC106443614 gene encoding protein trichome birefringence-like 34: protein MGKQQLLMLGIRASFHTLSAVLVAGVIFTTVFLSRNVLPKEHPQSDGAPNVEDGRDCNLFEGKWVFDNESNPIYKEEECKFMSDQLACEKFGRQDSSYKFWRWQPHTCNLPRFNATKLLESLRNKRMVYVGDSLNRGQWVSVVCMASSVIKNPKLMHMHNNGSNLISFKSLEYNATIDFYWAPLLVESNSDDPTNHRLPERIVRIQSIERHARHWTESDIIVLNSYLWWRMPHIKTLWGSFEKLDGIYKEVEMVRVYEMALQTLSQWLEVHVNSNRTKLFFMSMSPTHERAEEWGGKTNQNCYGETSLIDKEGYNGRGSDPKMMRVVENVLDGLKRRGLNMHMINITQLSEYRKDGHPSIYRKQWEQLKEDLDPSSYSDCIHWCLPGVPDVWNHLLYAYIVDNHHST from the exons ATGGGAAAGCAACAACTGTTGATGCTGGGAATCAGGGCGAGCTTTCACACTCTCTCCGCCGTGCTTGTAGCCGGAGTAATATTCACTACTGTGTTTTTGTCCCGAAACGTTTTACCAAAGGAACATCCTCAAAGCGACGGTGCTCCAAACGTCGAAGACGGTAGAGACTGTAATTTGTTCGAAGGAAAATGGGTATTTGATAATGAGTCAAACCCTATTTATAAAGAAGAAGAGTGCAAGTTCATGTCTGATCAGCTGGCTTGTGAAAAGTTTGGAAGACAAGATTCGAGTTACAAATTCTGGAGGTGGCAACCTCACACGTGCAATCTTCCCAg GTTTAATGCGACGAAGTTGCTGGAGAGTCTAAGAAATAAGAGGATGGTGTACGTAGGAGACTCCTTGAACAGAGGCCAATGGGTATCCGTTGTGTGTATGGCTAGTTCTGTCATTAAAAACCCAAAGTTGATGCATATGCACAACAATGGCTCTAACCTCATCAGCTTCAAATCTCTA GAATATAATGCTACAATAGATTTTTATTGGGCTCCCTTGCTGGTGGAATCCAACTCGGACGATCCAACAAACCACAGGTTACCCGAACGGATAGTTCGGATCCAATCGATAGAGAGACATGCGAGGCATTGGACGGAATCTGATATCATTGTCTTAAACTCTTATTTATGGTGGAGGATGCCTCATATCAAGACACT gtGGGGGTCGTTTGAGAAGTTAGATGGAATATACAAAGAAGTGGAGATGGTGAGAGTTTATGAGATGGCTTTGCAAACATTATCTCAGTGGTTAGAAGTTCACGTTAACTCCAACCGTACCAAACTTTTCTTCATGTCCATGTCTCCCACCCATGAAAG GGCTGAAGAATGGGGAGGCAAAACTAATCAGAACTGTTACGGAGAAACAAGTTTAATAGATAAAGAAGGATATAATGGAAGAGGGTCGGATCCAAAGATGATGAGAGTTGTAGAAAATGTACTTGACGGGCTAAAAAGGCGAGGACTGAACATGCATATGATAAACATTACGCAACTATCGGAGTATAGAAAAGACGGTCACCCTTCGATATACAGAAAACAATGGGAGCAGTTGAAGGAAGATTTGGATCCAAGTAGTTACTCAGATTGTATACATTGGTGTTTGCCTGGAGTTCCTGATGTCTGGAATCACCTCCTTTATGCTTATATTGTTGATAACCACCACTCTACTTGA